A window of the Cystobacter fuscus genome harbors these coding sequences:
- a CDS encoding PQQ-dependent sugar dehydrogenase, which produces MNLRHLPVVVRRTGLAVVFATVVACGVKPENDPELQTRTAALTAGTRLISVQSGRCLDVAQNSQTPGQGLNIYDCHGQANQRFLFTPEGELRVFDGAWCVQPATAGAGARAVIGACTGAANQRWVRNANGAVIHTPSSLCLDVSDQATTNSSPVILWNCNAQTNQQWSLPPDTQSPTVPTGLILSNVTCNSATLSWSPSTDNEGVAFYDVYHDGQLMKSVSGATVSTVLTVVPGATWGLYVNARDAAGNVSQGSASLSITPPPCQVDTQAPSVPTGVTATALGTSVTVSWSASTDNLGVSAYDVFRGGVKIGTVSGSPPGTTFVDSGLSPNTAYTYAVLARDAQGNASAQSPAVTVTTGQACANAVCSVIQVATDTDIPWGLVNLPDGSVLYGRRDAQNIVRLDPATGQKTSVGTIPNVQSTDGEGGLMGLALSPTFSSDHWLYVMHTSPTDNRIVRLRYENGALDTASLQVLIQGIGRNKFHNGGRLRFGPDGKLYASTGDAQNGSYAQDINNLAGKVLRLNPDGGVPSDNPFGNYVWSYGHRNPQGLAFDSQGRLWEQEFGNSVMDETNLIQKGGNYGWPDCEGTVSQGGSGCATAGYIAPKQTYSTADGSCSGIAVVRDVLYVACARGSRLYREVISGSSLTNVQQFFVGTYGRLRTVEPTPDGNLWLTTTNQGDKDSIPDNSNEKIFRVVLGQ; this is translated from the coding sequence ATGAACCTTCGTCACCTGCCCGTCGTCGTTCGTCGTACCGGACTGGCCGTAGTCTTCGCCACCGTCGTTGCCTGTGGCGTGAAGCCGGAGAACGACCCCGAACTCCAAACGCGAACCGCCGCGCTCACGGCGGGCACCCGGCTCATCAGCGTGCAATCCGGCCGTTGCCTCGACGTGGCCCAGAACAGCCAGACGCCGGGGCAAGGGCTCAACATCTATGACTGCCACGGGCAGGCGAACCAGCGGTTCCTGTTCACGCCCGAGGGCGAACTGCGCGTGTTCGACGGCGCCTGGTGCGTCCAGCCCGCGACCGCCGGCGCTGGGGCACGGGCGGTCATCGGCGCCTGCACCGGGGCGGCGAACCAGCGGTGGGTCCGCAACGCCAACGGCGCGGTGATCCATACGCCGTCCTCGCTGTGCCTCGACGTCTCCGACCAGGCCACCACCAACAGCTCGCCGGTGATCCTCTGGAATTGCAACGCCCAGACGAACCAGCAGTGGTCGCTGCCGCCCGACACCCAGTCGCCCACCGTGCCCACCGGGCTCATCCTGTCCAACGTGACGTGCAACTCGGCCACGCTCTCGTGGTCTCCGTCCACGGACAACGAGGGAGTCGCCTTCTACGACGTCTACCACGACGGCCAGCTCATGAAGAGCGTCTCCGGCGCCACGGTGTCGACCGTTCTGACCGTGGTCCCTGGCGCCACCTGGGGTCTGTACGTGAACGCGCGGGATGCGGCGGGCAACGTCTCTCAAGGCAGCGCCTCGCTCTCCATCACCCCGCCGCCGTGCCAGGTGGACACCCAGGCCCCCAGCGTCCCGACTGGCGTCACCGCCACTGCTTTGGGCACCAGTGTGACCGTGAGCTGGAGCGCGTCGACCGACAACCTGGGCGTGAGCGCGTACGACGTGTTCCGAGGGGGCGTGAAGATCGGAACGGTGTCCGGCTCGCCGCCCGGGACGACTTTCGTCGACAGTGGCCTCTCCCCGAACACGGCCTACACCTACGCCGTGCTCGCCCGTGACGCCCAGGGCAATGCGTCGGCCCAGAGTCCGGCCGTGACGGTCACCACCGGCCAGGCCTGCGCGAACGCCGTCTGCTCCGTCATCCAGGTCGCCACCGACACGGACATCCCGTGGGGCCTGGTGAACCTGCCGGACGGCTCGGTGCTCTACGGCCGCAGGGACGCGCAGAACATCGTTCGCCTGGACCCGGCGACAGGCCAGAAGACGTCGGTGGGAACCATCCCCAACGTGCAGAGCACGGACGGCGAGGGCGGGCTGATGGGGTTGGCCCTCTCTCCCACCTTCTCCAGCGACCACTGGCTGTACGTGATGCACACCTCTCCGACCGACAACCGCATCGTGCGTCTGCGGTACGAGAACGGGGCCCTCGACACCGCCTCGCTCCAGGTGCTGATCCAGGGCATCGGTCGCAACAAGTTCCACAACGGCGGGCGCCTGCGCTTTGGACCGGACGGGAAGCTCTACGCGTCGACCGGGGATGCCCAGAACGGCTCCTACGCGCAGGACATCAACAACCTGGCCGGCAAGGTGTTGCGGCTCAATCCCGACGGCGGCGTCCCGTCCGACAACCCCTTCGGCAACTACGTGTGGAGCTACGGCCACCGCAACCCGCAGGGGCTGGCCTTCGATTCCCAGGGCCGCCTGTGGGAACAGGAGTTCGGCAACTCCGTGATGGACGAGACCAACCTCATCCAGAAGGGCGGGAACTACGGCTGGCCGGACTGTGAAGGGACGGTGTCCCAGGGCGGTTCGGGCTGCGCGACGGCCGGGTACATCGCTCCGAAGCAGACGTACTCCACGGCGGACGGCTCCTGCTCCGGCATCGCGGTGGTCCGCGACGTCCTCTACGTGGCCTGCGCCCGCGGCTCACGCCTCTACCGCGAGGTCATCAGCGGCTCCAGCTTGACCAACGTGCAGCAGTTCTTCGTCGGCACCTACGGCCGGTTGCGCACCGTCGAGCCGACCCCCGACGGCAACCTGTGGTTGACCACCACCAACCAGGGCGACAAGGACAGCATCCCCGACAACAGCAACGAGAAGATCTTCCGCGTCGTTCTCGGGCAGTAG
- a CDS encoding flavin reductase family protein has protein sequence MRVPLDLRRAYKLLNHGPTTLVTSAAHGRTNVMAAAWAMPVDLVPPKVAVVIGEGTFTRELVDASGELTLCVPTRAQLDAVYAVGSDSGRDEDKWALSGLRAAPASRVQAPLVEGCVGWLECRVLPESDVQRKYDLFLAEVVAAWVEDSVWKEGGWDFSAGEEYRPIHHLAGGVFFATGERIQAHKPEGAKK, from the coding sequence ATGAGAGTCCCGCTCGATCTCCGCCGCGCCTACAAGCTGCTCAACCACGGACCCACCACGCTCGTCACGAGCGCCGCGCATGGCCGCACCAACGTCATGGCCGCCGCCTGGGCCATGCCCGTCGACCTGGTGCCGCCCAAGGTCGCCGTCGTCATCGGGGAGGGCACCTTCACGCGCGAGCTGGTGGATGCCTCGGGTGAGCTCACCCTGTGCGTCCCCACGCGCGCACAGCTGGACGCGGTGTACGCCGTGGGCTCGGACTCCGGGCGCGACGAGGACAAGTGGGCGTTGTCGGGGCTGAGGGCGGCTCCCGCCTCACGCGTGCAAGCGCCGCTCGTGGAGGGCTGCGTGGGGTGGTTGGAGTGCCGCGTGCTGCCCGAGTCGGACGTCCAGCGCAAGTACGACCTGTTCCTCGCCGAGGTCGTCGCGGCCTGGGTCGAGGACTCGGTGTGGAAGGAGGGTGGGTGGGACTTCAGCGCCGGAGAGGAGTACCGCCCCATCCACCACCTGGCTGGCGGCGTGTTCTTCGCCACGGGTGAGCGGATACAGGCGCACAAGCCCGAGGGCGCGAAGAAGTAG
- a CDS encoding DUF6992 family protein — translation MIDSPPRRARLVFVFLLCLSFSAQAAEVTSPESFLARHNTEAARMNQTAMTVLLGWAALNIATGTAGHFATQGETQAFWQANAAWNVVNLAIAGLSLHGQATASPGSWDLARSLSEGQKMEKLLLLNAGLDVGYIAFGGLLLERGYRTDSARLRGWGKSLLLQGGFLLLFDTVLWVLNSNINSRLTARLVPAPNGVGLVLRWP, via the coding sequence ATGATCGACTCACCCCCTCGCCGCGCGCGGCTCGTCTTCGTGTTCCTCCTCTGTCTGTCCTTTTCGGCCCAGGCGGCGGAAGTGACGTCTCCGGAGTCCTTCCTCGCCAGGCACAACACGGAAGCGGCGCGGATGAATCAGACGGCCATGACGGTGCTGCTCGGCTGGGCCGCGCTCAACATCGCCACCGGCACGGCGGGACACTTCGCCACCCAGGGGGAGACGCAGGCCTTCTGGCAGGCCAACGCGGCCTGGAACGTGGTGAACCTGGCCATCGCGGGCTTGAGTCTCCACGGGCAGGCCACGGCCTCTCCGGGGTCCTGGGACCTGGCGCGCAGCCTCTCCGAGGGACAGAAGATGGAGAAGCTCCTGCTGCTCAACGCCGGATTGGACGTGGGCTACATCGCCTTCGGGGGCCTGCTGCTGGAACGGGGGTATCGCACGGACTCGGCGCGGCTGCGGGGATGGGGCAAGAGCCTGCTGCTGCAAGGCGGCTTCCTGCTGCTCTTCGACACCGTGCTGTGGGTGCTCAACTCGAACATCAACTCGAGGCTCACCGCCCGGCTGGTTCCCGCCCCCAATGGGGTCGGCCTCGTCTTGAGATGGCCATAG
- a CDS encoding PAAR domain-containing protein, producing the protein MRLCREAQARLQGLQRQWDRERDGFDFPQDAGETRYFLAEYGRKRDVPPAARVGDIQSCPLVNPGPTPHVGGPITSGENTVLIESRPAARVGDPALCTGVGAEAKTGSGASTVIIGNQKAARLGDTLCHGGKIVSGAATVFIGDESYSAMSAARDNAAPFVSIDMAE; encoded by the coding sequence ATGCGTCTTTGCCGAGAAGCGCAAGCCCGTCTACAAGGTCTGCAGAGGCAGTGGGACAGGGAGAGAGACGGGTTCGATTTTCCGCAGGACGCAGGAGAAACGAGATATTTTCTTGCGGAGTATGGGAGGAAGAGAGACGTGCCACCAGCCGCGCGAGTCGGAGACATCCAATCCTGTCCCTTGGTGAATCCAGGACCCACTCCACACGTGGGGGGTCCCATCACTTCGGGTGAGAACACTGTACTCATCGAGAGTCGCCCCGCTGCCCGAGTAGGTGATCCGGCGTTGTGTACGGGCGTCGGGGCCGAGGCCAAGACGGGCTCGGGTGCCTCTACCGTTATCATCGGTAACCAGAAGGCGGCGCGCCTGGGAGATACCTTGTGCCATGGCGGCAAGATCGTCTCGGGAGCGGCGACAGTATTCATTGGCGATGAGTCATACAGCGCGATGAGCGCGGCTCGCGACAACGCCGCTCCCTTCGTTAGCATCGACATGGCCGAGTGA
- a CDS encoding DUF4123 domain-containing protein gives MPTPPVSSASWLNASAIGDDELLRESRRGSLFAVLDSCGSPEVLAQVSSLGIDRACCLYKGSAANNFAEQAPYLVQVDEERLRWILRDLSGRPWGIFVHAQAPFAEVFSHLRKFLTVDSPAGERWLFRYYDPRILRAFLPVCTVGELEDFFGQFAAFSVFSQAEGGQRFQRPSSGYLKAVSPWPVGKRFRMRESHVVAFQPLVNQHVPERLLKLLREQGHTVWRESSTGDLVGHDALNHQTRISFGPGFLPQKLVTPAGSIYGLENDSKGRLRTVVLPDGERFELGRDVRDRLISASHVGVSTYQFSYDEQDRLQSILHPDGIKEEWEYAEGGRVTEWRERSGAVRRYGYDAKGQLQCSIDPLGRRTLLDFDDQSNLASISYPDGSQEFFSYDPIERTAVMTGRDGKPVLRRLDERANIREICWADGTTVRLETDELGRLLAISNPHARTEYGYDASGRLEYERSGDTTVQHQYDEAGRLVASLAEPGPSTHYEYDADGKLLCVRAWGKTVSFEYTSTGRLERLRYGDSLQEEREYARGRRLTHARVTACSGHSLGEQRYLYDTCDRLVALFSREFETPWSERSFEYDRGGRLLAESVGQNGTVLRSVRYGHDANGNLIRDGDTLRKIGLMDEVVIHGRNPVTYDALGQATRVPGKKGDLGCQHGLDGTLQEVRANGVSWRFKYDALGRRIEATDGQRTWRYGWSGLQLIWEELVSSAEQPPLRREYLYLPGGNTPIAFHEAGRTFWLQQDTRGAVICAFDEEARLVWKASYDSFGQARVEVGEIRQPWRLAGQYEDEGTGLYYNLGRYYSPILKSYLSRDPFWFKHGATAYSYCDNDPWNRIDPYGQWAWIAAGAIIGAVVSGVMAASEGKSPLEIAAAALEGAVVGAAFAVNPWLGAGAMMAADVLHQGLENGWSNVCIACAAAKALITLAGGWILGRLAGFIGRGIVRSVGSTKLASTIGSWLPRWALRPWGLPKSLRGYLIEGHLGGKLPYGFPVIDKFSRGVATSIKSINLRAATYQNPSRLSSLLNGYVNKLANFRGASRMGQTISQSQIQSRVLEVVIPKGAVSPAQQQVINQAIQNANSRGILMKVIEIR, from the coding sequence ATGCCAACTCCACCGGTGAGCTCCGCGTCGTGGCTCAATGCCTCGGCGATTGGTGATGATGAGCTCCTCAGGGAAAGCCGGCGAGGCTCGCTCTTCGCCGTGCTCGATTCCTGTGGCAGTCCGGAAGTGCTTGCGCAGGTGTCTTCCCTGGGCATCGATCGGGCCTGTTGCTTGTACAAGGGCTCGGCAGCCAACAATTTCGCTGAACAGGCTCCCTACCTCGTCCAGGTGGACGAAGAACGGTTGCGATGGATCCTCCGCGATCTTTCAGGCCGGCCGTGGGGCATATTCGTTCATGCCCAGGCCCCGTTCGCCGAGGTCTTCAGTCACCTTCGCAAGTTCCTGACAGTCGACTCGCCAGCGGGTGAGCGCTGGCTCTTCCGGTACTACGATCCGCGTATCCTCCGTGCGTTCCTTCCGGTTTGCACCGTCGGGGAATTGGAGGACTTCTTTGGCCAATTCGCGGCCTTCTCGGTTTTCTCCCAGGCAGAAGGTGGTCAGAGATTTCAGCGGCCGTCCTCTGGATACCTGAAGGCCGTCAGCCCCTGGCCCGTAGGCAAGCGCTTCCGCATGCGCGAGTCCCACGTCGTTGCCTTCCAGCCGCTCGTGAATCAGCACGTTCCCGAGCGACTCCTGAAGCTCCTTCGTGAACAAGGGCACACCGTCTGGCGGGAATCCTCCACTGGCGATCTCGTTGGGCACGATGCCCTGAACCACCAGACACGAATCTCCTTCGGACCCGGCTTCCTCCCCCAGAAACTGGTGACCCCGGCAGGTTCAATCTATGGGCTCGAGAACGATTCGAAAGGCAGACTGCGTACGGTCGTGCTCCCGGATGGCGAACGCTTCGAGCTTGGACGTGACGTTCGTGACCGGCTCATCTCCGCCAGCCACGTGGGTGTTTCCACTTACCAGTTCAGCTACGACGAGCAGGATCGCCTCCAGAGCATCCTCCATCCTGACGGAATAAAGGAGGAATGGGAGTACGCCGAGGGGGGCCGGGTGACGGAGTGGCGGGAGCGGTCGGGAGCGGTTCGGCGCTATGGCTACGATGCGAAGGGGCAACTCCAGTGCTCCATTGATCCGCTGGGGCGCCGGACACTTCTCGACTTTGACGATCAGAGCAACCTCGCATCCATCTCCTATCCAGACGGCTCGCAAGAGTTTTTCTCGTACGATCCGATCGAGCGGACAGCCGTCATGACCGGGAGGGACGGGAAGCCCGTCCTACGGAGACTGGATGAGCGTGCGAATATCCGGGAGATCTGCTGGGCTGATGGCACGACCGTGCGTCTGGAGACGGATGAGCTGGGTCGCCTCCTGGCCATCTCCAACCCACACGCCCGAACCGAATACGGCTACGACGCGTCGGGCCGTCTCGAATACGAGCGCTCCGGAGATACTACAGTCCAGCATCAGTACGACGAGGCCGGCCGCCTGGTCGCCTCGCTCGCGGAACCTGGGCCCTCCACCCATTACGAATACGACGCTGATGGAAAGCTGCTGTGCGTCCGGGCCTGGGGAAAGACGGTCTCTTTCGAGTACACGTCCACGGGAAGACTCGAGCGTTTGCGCTACGGCGACTCCCTCCAGGAAGAGCGAGAGTACGCGCGTGGCCGGCGACTGACCCATGCCCGGGTCACAGCTTGCTCGGGCCACAGCCTGGGTGAGCAGCGCTATCTCTACGACACCTGTGATCGGCTGGTAGCGCTCTTCTCGCGGGAGTTCGAAACGCCGTGGAGCGAGCGCTCGTTCGAATATGACCGGGGCGGCAGGTTGCTTGCCGAGTCGGTCGGCCAGAATGGCACGGTCCTGCGCTCCGTCAGGTATGGCCATGATGCCAATGGGAATCTCATTCGGGACGGCGATACGCTCCGGAAGATTGGCCTCATGGACGAGGTCGTCATCCACGGGAGAAACCCGGTCACCTATGACGCACTGGGGCAAGCGACCCGGGTGCCTGGCAAGAAGGGTGACCTCGGATGCCAGCATGGGCTGGATGGCACTCTCCAGGAGGTCCGCGCCAACGGCGTGTCGTGGCGGTTCAAGTACGATGCGCTCGGTCGACGGATCGAGGCGACTGATGGGCAGCGCACCTGGCGCTATGGCTGGTCTGGGCTCCAGTTGATCTGGGAGGAGCTTGTCTCCTCCGCGGAACAGCCTCCGCTCCGCCGGGAGTATCTCTACTTGCCGGGTGGCAACACGCCCATCGCCTTCCACGAGGCGGGACGGACGTTCTGGCTGCAACAGGACACGCGAGGCGCTGTCATCTGTGCTTTCGACGAGGAGGCACGGCTTGTCTGGAAGGCAAGCTATGACTCGTTTGGCCAGGCACGTGTCGAGGTCGGAGAGATTCGCCAGCCCTGGCGTCTTGCTGGCCAATACGAGGACGAGGGCACCGGGCTCTATTACAATCTGGGACGGTATTATAGCCCCATCCTCAAGTCGTATCTCTCGCGCGACCCCTTCTGGTTCAAGCACGGTGCGACGGCCTACAGCTACTGCGACAATGATCCCTGGAACCGCATCGATCCGTACGGGCAATGGGCCTGGATCGCGGCGGGGGCTATCATTGGCGCCGTCGTCAGTGGTGTCATGGCGGCAAGTGAGGGCAAGAGTCCGCTAGAGATCGCCGCCGCCGCGCTCGAGGGGGCTGTCGTTGGTGCGGCGTTCGCGGTCAATCCCTGGTTGGGGGCTGGCGCCATGATGGCGGCGGACGTGCTCCACCAAGGATTGGAAAATGGCTGGTCGAACGTTTGCATCGCCTGTGCTGCAGCCAAGGCCCTCATCACGCTGGCGGGAGGTTGGATACTGGGGCGGCTCGCGGGCTTCATCGGCCGCGGCATCGTGCGGAGCGTGGGCAGCACCAAACTGGCTTCCACTATTGGTTCCTGGTTGCCGCGGTGGGCTCTACGGCCTTGGGGATTGCCAAAATCCCTCCGGGGATATCTGATCGAAGGACACCTCGGGGGAAAACTGCCCTACGGATTCCCTGTCATCGACAAGTTCTCCAGAGGCGTGGCAACCAGCATCAAGTCCATTAATTTGCGAGCCGCGACCTATCAAAATCCATCTCGACTCTCGTCGTTGCTCAACGGGTATGTCAACAAACTCGCGAACTTCCGTGGAGCTTCTCGGATGGGCCAGACCATCAGCCAGAGCCAAATTCAGTCTCGCGTCCTCGAAGTCGTCATCCCAAAGGGGGCAGTGAGCCCAGCCCAGCAACAGGTCATCAACCAAGCAATCCAAAATGCCAATAGCCGTGGCATTCTGATGAAGGTGATTGAGATTCGATGA
- a CDS encoding GH92 family glycosyl hydrolase has protein sequence MWLRGKKRMAGLVVAGLLAGCKSTVPPPVDEPDVPGGDEPTEVDPTPFVNPFIGTQNFGNTFPGASAPFGMVQVSPDTGGQGGYDYQQDSIYGFSQTHLSGVGCGVMGELPIMPTTGAVETVDVNGYKSKYSHDDEEATPGYYRVGLSRYGIKAELTATERTGWLRFTFPATAAANVLFNTGKANQAVQDSEIHVVGDRTLEGRIRAGGFCAGRDQHTVYFTATFDRPFASHGSWRGSTPTPGSRDAAGPGGNGAWVTFDTTTDLDVTVKVGLSYTGLDGARRNLAKETGESFDFDATRTRLHDAWVDKLGAIKISGGSRDRQVAFYTALYHAQLHPNLAGDVDGRYVGFDNQVHTASGYTPYQNFSLWDTYRPQNQLLELLEPQVARDIALSILAIGREGGWLPRWALANSETNIMTGDPVTPFLVEAWARGLLEGHEQEAYALLRKNALSTPPSSSPYNGRSGIEYYNTRGYLPSGLSLGVDCAHKGGDNDCVHPASATLEYSAADAALALMARGLGHEDDARLFAERGQWYRNLWDSSLGQFRPRTVDGTWMTPYDPVAASHQFHEGGAYQYQWLVPQDPAGLVALMGGERATEQRLDAFFAYDKLLADPTGTARGEWITQPYDYYGKPTYNPNNEPDLLAPYMYLWAGAPAKTATVVRAAMTLFTTGPDGMTGNDDLGTMSAWYVFSSLGLYPTMSGANFLALSSPQFESAVVRIGSFGTRQGGTLKVTAPGASDTQRYIQRVTLDGQDVPRTYLEWNELVRGGTLAHTLGGEPSSWGTASTARPPSVNQAEGDSRGHVDASVRPSSAVIAASNEAQTVELALDVLGQAPVGLDVSVTPTVPAGWSATAPSFRLSSQRLPVQWTGPLTITVPANTPLGVYPLQVAVSADGANTVTRNVTIEVRPAGACMPSIPEQCAVDLANDRNHDGTATVAQSREGNFDGQGWSYDANLLPVAGAITWSGVTYSAPDPSGSANNFVEARGQGILLPRGNYQTLHLISVSHNGPVTTAITVRYSDGSQTDIPVTAGDWAGSTPSGTTVLLDMPHRIKAGSGVDGPPVRLFGQSLALDPAKQVHSMTLPNDARFEVYAISLGESK, from the coding sequence ATGTGGTTGCGCGGCAAGAAAAGAATGGCGGGTCTGGTGGTCGCTGGACTGCTCGCCGGCTGCAAGAGCACCGTGCCCCCCCCGGTCGACGAGCCCGATGTCCCGGGAGGGGATGAGCCCACCGAGGTGGATCCCACCCCATTCGTCAACCCCTTCATCGGCACCCAGAACTTCGGCAATACCTTTCCCGGCGCGAGTGCGCCCTTCGGAATGGTGCAGGTCAGCCCGGACACGGGTGGACAGGGCGGCTACGACTACCAGCAGGACTCCATCTACGGGTTCAGCCAGACGCACCTGTCCGGTGTCGGCTGCGGCGTCATGGGTGAATTGCCGATCATGCCCACGACCGGCGCCGTCGAGACCGTCGACGTCAACGGCTACAAGTCGAAGTACTCGCATGACGACGAGGAGGCCACGCCCGGGTACTACCGCGTCGGCCTCTCCCGCTACGGCATCAAGGCCGAGCTCACGGCCACCGAGCGGACCGGCTGGCTGCGCTTCACCTTCCCGGCCACGGCCGCCGCGAATGTCCTGTTCAACACCGGGAAGGCCAACCAGGCGGTTCAGGACTCGGAAATCCACGTCGTCGGGGATCGGACCCTCGAGGGCCGGATCAGGGCCGGCGGCTTCTGCGCCGGGCGTGACCAGCACACGGTGTACTTCACGGCCACGTTCGACCGGCCCTTCGCGTCCCACGGCTCCTGGCGCGGCTCCACCCCGACACCGGGCTCGCGGGACGCGGCCGGACCAGGAGGCAACGGGGCCTGGGTGACGTTCGACACGACCACGGATCTCGACGTCACGGTGAAGGTCGGGCTGTCCTATACCGGGCTCGACGGAGCCAGACGGAATCTCGCGAAGGAGACGGGCGAGTCATTCGACTTCGATGCCACACGGACCCGGCTGCATGACGCGTGGGTCGACAAGCTCGGGGCGATCAAGATCAGCGGGGGTTCCCGCGACCGGCAGGTCGCCTTCTACACCGCGCTGTACCATGCGCAGTTGCACCCGAACCTGGCCGGCGACGTGGACGGTCGGTACGTCGGTTTCGACAACCAGGTGCACACCGCGAGCGGCTACACGCCGTACCAGAACTTCTCGTTGTGGGACACGTACCGTCCCCAGAACCAGTTGCTGGAGTTGCTCGAACCCCAGGTCGCTCGGGACATCGCGCTGTCGATCCTCGCCATTGGCCGGGAAGGGGGCTGGCTGCCACGCTGGGCGCTCGCCAACAGCGAGACCAACATCATGACCGGGGATCCGGTCACGCCGTTCCTCGTCGAGGCCTGGGCCCGAGGGCTGCTCGAGGGCCATGAACAAGAGGCCTACGCGCTGCTGCGGAAGAACGCGCTCAGCACGCCCCCCTCCTCTTCGCCCTACAACGGACGTTCGGGTATCGAGTACTACAACACCCGCGGATACCTCCCGTCCGGTCTGAGCCTGGGCGTCGACTGCGCGCACAAGGGCGGTGACAACGACTGCGTGCACCCGGCATCGGCGACGCTCGAATATTCGGCGGCCGACGCGGCGCTCGCGTTGATGGCGCGGGGGCTCGGGCACGAGGACGATGCACGGCTGTTCGCCGAGCGTGGGCAGTGGTACCGCAACCTGTGGGACTCGTCCCTCGGCCAGTTCCGTCCACGCACGGTCGACGGCACGTGGATGACGCCGTACGACCCGGTGGCGGCCTCCCACCAGTTCCACGAGGGAGGGGCCTACCAATATCAGTGGCTGGTGCCACAGGATCCCGCCGGGCTGGTCGCACTCATGGGTGGTGAGCGCGCGACCGAACAGCGGTTGGATGCCTTCTTCGCCTACGACAAGCTGCTCGCCGATCCCACGGGAACCGCTCGCGGGGAATGGATCACCCAGCCCTACGACTACTACGGCAAGCCCACGTACAACCCGAACAACGAGCCCGACCTGCTCGCGCCCTACATGTACCTGTGGGCGGGAGCGCCCGCGAAGACGGCCACGGTGGTGCGCGCGGCGATGACGTTGTTCACCACGGGGCCGGACGGCATGACTGGCAACGACGACCTGGGCACGATGTCGGCGTGGTATGTGTTCTCCTCGCTCGGGCTGTACCCGACGATGAGTGGCGCGAACTTCCTCGCCCTCTCCAGCCCCCAGTTCGAGTCCGCCGTGGTCCGCATCGGGTCCTTCGGCACCCGCCAGGGCGGCACGCTGAAAGTCACGGCGCCCGGCGCCAGCGACACCCAGCGGTACATCCAGCGCGTGACGCTCGACGGGCAGGATGTCCCACGGACCTACCTGGAGTGGAACGAGCTCGTGCGGGGCGGCACCCTGGCGCATACGCTCGGCGGCGAGCCCTCGAGCTGGGGAACCGCGAGCACCGCGAGGCCACCGTCGGTCAATCAGGCCGAGGGGGACTCCCGCGGTCATGTCGACGCGTCCGTGCGGCCTTCCTCGGCTGTCATCGCGGCGAGCAACGAGGCACAGACGGTCGAGCTGGCCCTGGACGTGCTCGGCCAGGCGCCTGTCGGGTTGGACGTTTCCGTGACGCCGACCGTCCCGGCGGGCTGGTCCGCCACGGCGCCCTCGTTCCGGTTGTCGTCACAGCGTCTGCCCGTGCAGTGGACGGGGCCACTCACCATCACCGTGCCCGCGAACACTCCTTTGGGCGTGTATCCACTCCAGGTGGCCGTCTCGGCGGATGGCGCGAACACCGTGACCCGAAACGTGACCATCGAGGTACGGCCGGCGGGGGCCTGCATGCCCAGCATTCCCGAGCAATGCGCCGTGGATCTGGCGAACGATCGCAACCATGACGGCACCGCGACGGTCGCCCAATCGCGAGAGGGCAACTTCGACGGCCAGGGTTGGAGCTACGACGCGAACCTGCTCCCCGTGGCCGGAGCCATTACCTGGTCGGGCGTGACGTACTCGGCACCCGATCCGAGCGGGAGTGCGAACAACTTCGTGGAGGCTCGCGGTCAGGGAATCCTCCTTCCGCGGGGCAATTACCAGACGCTTCACCTGATCTCCGTGTCGCACAATGGTCCCGTGACGACGGCGATCACCGTCCGGTATTCGGATGGTAGCCAGACGGACATCCCGGTCACGGCGGGGGACTGGGCGGGAAGCACGCCGTCCGGCACCACCGTGTTGCTCGACATGCCTCATCGGATCAAGGCCGGGAGCGGCGTGGACGGGCCGCCGGTGCGGTTGTTCGGCCAGTCACTCGCACTCGACCCGGCGAAGCAGGTGCACTCCATGACCCTGCCGAACGACGCGCGGTTCGAGGTGTACGCCATCTCGCTCGGCGAATCCAAGTGA